A genomic stretch from Candidatus Hydrogenisulfobacillus filiaventi includes:
- a CDS encoding protein of unknown function (Evidence 5 : Unknown function) — translation MTDRVALTVIAVALVILAVVALAVLVAAAAVAVQLLRLQRTVLQRVDGLEQELRGVLERAGRVAVALPAAGQWAGLAASLLQWWLQRTRPARQPPWWQQALGLGYGLWQLTRPRAGKPSPPRKTTGERSS, via the coding sequence ATGACCGACCGCGTCGCCCTCACCGTCATCGCTGTCGCCCTTGTCATCCTGGCCGTGGTCGCCCTCGCGGTCCTGGTGGCAGCGGCGGCGGTGGCGGTGCAGCTTTTGCGGCTGCAACGCACGGTTTTGCAGCGGGTCGACGGGCTGGAACAGGAGCTGCGCGGGGTACTGGAACGGGCGGGACGGGTGGCGGTGGCCTTGCCCGCCGCCGGCCAGTGGGCCGGCCTGGCGGCCTCCCTCCTGCAGTGGTGGCTGCAACGAACCCGGCCGGCCCGCCAGCCCCCCTGGTGGCAGCAGGCCCTGGGCCTCGGCTACGGTTTGTGGCAGCTGACGCGCCCGCGCGCAGGCAAGCCGTCACCGCCCCGCAAAACCACCGGGGAGCGGTCCTCCTGA
- a CDS encoding GtrA domain-containing protein, with translation MSARPPRARHQVARFALVGLANNLLDLGVFNLLYLLQPTHDVTRLVGYNSVAVAVAVVNSYVWNTRWTFRQQIRPEGAARRRTLFFSYSVLKVFLNDTVLGVLAAALLTAHLLPAAAAGNLAKLLATFLTSVTSFLVMKFVVFA, from the coding sequence GTGAGCGCCCGGCCTCCCCGGGCCCGGCACCAGGTGGCCCGCTTCGCCCTGGTGGGCCTGGCCAATAATCTGCTTGACCTGGGGGTGTTTAACCTCCTCTACCTCCTGCAGCCGACTCACGATGTCACCCGCCTGGTGGGGTACAATTCGGTGGCGGTGGCCGTGGCAGTGGTGAACAGCTATGTCTGGAACACCCGCTGGACCTTCCGGCAGCAGATCCGCCCGGAGGGCGCTGCCCGGCGGCGCACCCTGTTCTTCTCCTATTCCGTGCTCAAGGTCTTCCTCAATGATACCGTGCTGGGGGTGCTGGCCGCGGCGCTGCTGACAGCCCACCTGCTGCCGGCGGCAGCGGCCGGCAACCTGGCCAAGCTGCTGGCCACCTTTCTCACCTCCGTCACCAGTTTCCTGGTGATGAAGTTCGTGGTGTTTGCCTGA
- the mgtA gene encoding GDP-mannose-dependent alpha-mannosyltransferase: protein MRIAYVTETWWPSTDGVVTRLTATVRQLRRWGHDLLIIAPAGGAPEFEGIPVRSVPNVRVSFIYGGKPWGLPVPRVGRYLDAFRPDVVHAVNPFVVGIAGVLHASRRGWPLVASYHTNIAQYADFYHLGFTKPAIWAILRALHNRAQVNLTPSQAVKADIEAHGIRRVRVWQRGVDVDLFHPRRADPVWRRRVARRPDRPLVLYVGRLAAEKHIERLRALFEEGLDVNLVLVGEGPDREHLEWVFRGLPVAFTGVLHGLDLARAYASADVFVFPSTTETLGLVVLEAMASGLPVAVAETGPAHELLDGSGAGFLFDAGNGAALARAVRTLLDPVRRREMGQAARREAEARGWAEPTRQLVEVYEEVRRLGAAPAARGAVVGP from the coding sequence ATGCGGATTGCCTATGTGACCGAGACCTGGTGGCCTTCCACCGACGGGGTGGTCACCAGACTCACGGCCACCGTCCGACAACTGCGACGCTGGGGCCATGACCTGCTCATCATCGCACCCGCCGGGGGGGCACCGGAATTCGAGGGCATCCCCGTCCGCAGCGTCCCCAATGTCCGCGTCTCCTTCATCTACGGCGGCAAGCCCTGGGGACTGCCCGTACCGCGTGTCGGCCGCTACCTGGATGCCTTCCGTCCGGATGTGGTCCACGCCGTCAATCCCTTTGTGGTCGGTATTGCCGGGGTGCTCCACGCCAGCCGGCGGGGATGGCCGCTGGTCGCCTCTTACCATACCAATATTGCCCAATACGCCGATTTCTACCACCTGGGATTTACCAAGCCGGCCATCTGGGCCATCCTGCGGGCGCTGCACAACCGCGCCCAGGTGAACCTCACCCCGTCGCAGGCGGTGAAGGCGGATATCGAGGCGCACGGCATCCGCCGGGTCCGGGTCTGGCAGCGGGGAGTGGATGTGGACCTGTTTCATCCCCGCCGGGCCGATCCCGTCTGGCGGCGGCGGGTGGCCCGCCGGCCGGACCGGCCCCTGGTGCTGTACGTGGGCCGGCTGGCTGCGGAAAAGCACATCGAGCGTCTGCGGGCGCTGTTCGAGGAGGGCCTGGATGTCAACCTCGTTCTCGTAGGGGAGGGACCAGACCGGGAGCATCTGGAATGGGTCTTCCGGGGGCTGCCGGTGGCCTTCACGGGGGTGCTGCACGGGCTCGACCTGGCCCGGGCCTACGCGTCCGCCGACGTGTTCGTCTTCCCGTCCACCACCGAAACCCTGGGGCTGGTGGTGCTGGAGGCCATGGCCTCCGGCCTGCCGGTGGCGGTGGCGGAGACGGGACCGGCCCATGAGCTGCTGGATGGCTCGGGGGCCGGGTTCCTGTTCGACGCCGGCAACGGCGCGGCGCTGGCGCGGGCGGTGCGCACCCTGCTCGACCCGGTCCGGCGCCGGGAGATGGGCCAGGCCGCGCGGCGGGAGGCGGAAGCGCGGGGCTGGGCGGAACCGACGCGGCAGCTGGTGGAGGTCTATGAGGAGGTGCGCCGCCTGGGGGCAGCGCCGGCCGCACGGGGGGCGGTGGTGGGGCCGTGA
- a CDS encoding ADP-ribose pyrophosphatase YjhB, NUDIX family, translated as MNDQREPEQDERDLPVKWRLSPPAAWRFCPECGHTLTDHEWDGRPRRYCPRCGFVYWQRPTPAAAVIVREDAAPRVLLVRRRYPPEEGGLTFPGGGVEMGESVAEAARREVAEETGLVVSLDAQLGIWSTPSTETLIVFFAGHPVGGELRPGSDALEAFFCPMDAVPRLVFNVHQAAWELYRRAYALL; from the coding sequence GTGAACGACCAGCGCGAACCCGAACAGGATGAACGCGACCTGCCTGTCAAGTGGCGGCTGAGTCCGCCGGCGGCCTGGCGCTTCTGCCCCGAGTGCGGCCATACCCTGACCGATCACGAGTGGGACGGCCGTCCGCGCCGCTATTGTCCCCGCTGCGGCTTCGTTTACTGGCAGCGGCCCACCCCGGCAGCGGCCGTGATTGTGCGGGAGGATGCCGCGCCGCGGGTGCTGCTGGTACGGCGGCGCTATCCGCCTGAGGAGGGGGGCCTCACCTTTCCCGGCGGCGGGGTGGAGATGGGCGAGAGTGTGGCGGAGGCGGCGCGGCGTGAGGTGGCGGAGGAGACCGGGCTGGTGGTCTCCCTGGACGCCCAGCTGGGCATCTGGTCCACCCCTTCCACCGAGACGCTGATCGTGTTCTTCGCCGGTCACCCCGTGGGGGGCGAACTCCGCCCGGGGTCGGATGCCCTGGAGGCCTTCTTCTGTCCCATGGACGCGGTACCGCGCCTGGTGTTCAATGTGCACCAGGCGGCCTGGGAGCTTTACCGCCGCGCTTACGCCCTCCTGTAG
- a CDS encoding YtxH domain-containing protein encodes MEDRTWDRLSGLLVGASLGFLAGVLLAPSAGQDTRSNLARRTRDTYGQLRNNVTEIGRNLVSRGRSLLKNNVTEIEIREEEGGTAPEEPGGEPLA; translated from the coding sequence ATGGAGGATCGGACCTGGGACCGGTTGAGCGGACTGCTGGTCGGCGCCAGCCTGGGATTTTTGGCCGGTGTACTTCTCGCCCCCAGCGCCGGTCAGGACACGCGCAGCAATCTGGCCCGGCGTACGCGCGACACCTACGGCCAGTTGCGCAACAACGTGACCGAAATCGGCCGTAACCTGGTCAGCCGCGGCCGCTCGCTCCTCAAGAACAACGTAACCGAGATCGAGATCCGCGAAGAGGAAGGCGGCACCGCCCCCGAAGAGCCCGGCGGAGAGCCGCTTGCATGA
- a CDS encoding protein of unknown function (Evidence 5 : Unknown function), with product MSTDPIAVVPVRSLLVIRPPQPPWWAMTTEGLAGAGLHGQGSAEAAGFFTARLVLMSLLAAGVRPLALSHAVQAAGEAETDRVLTGIRTCLEAAGLQDLPLQGHRCRGEGTGPMLSVTGMGLVEPAAFTPGRARPGDEVYMVGHQIDRPEEQLKPNDATIPGFAHLQRLRTAAHDVLPVGNVPMPQAVAALAEAAGLVFRPVTGVPDWLWTRPAGPATCLLAAVPRTAVPVVTALPLPVTHIGRLEAPPA from the coding sequence ATGTCCACGGATCCGATTGCGGTGGTCCCGGTCCGCTCGCTGCTGGTGATCCGGCCTCCCCAGCCCCCCTGGTGGGCCATGACCACGGAAGGGCTCGCCGGGGCCGGCCTCCACGGACAAGGCTCAGCGGAGGCTGCCGGCTTCTTTACCGCCCGCCTGGTGCTCATGTCCCTGCTGGCCGCCGGCGTGCGCCCACTGGCCTTGAGCCATGCCGTCCAGGCGGCGGGGGAAGCGGAGACAGACCGGGTGCTGACCGGCATCCGCACCTGCCTGGAGGCGGCCGGCCTGCAGGACCTGCCTCTCCAGGGCCACCGCTGCCGCGGGGAAGGCACCGGACCGATGCTCAGCGTCACCGGGATGGGCCTGGTGGAGCCGGCGGCGTTCACCCCGGGCCGCGCCCGGCCGGGAGATGAGGTGTACATGGTCGGCCATCAGATTGACCGTCCGGAGGAACAGCTCAAACCCAACGACGCCACCATCCCCGGCTTCGCCCACCTCCAGCGGCTGCGCACGGCGGCCCACGACGTCCTGCCGGTGGGCAACGTGCCCATGCCGCAAGCGGTAGCCGCCCTGGCCGAGGCTGCCGGCCTCGTTTTCCGCCCGGTGACCGGGGTACCGGACTGGCTGTGGACCCGCCCGGCTGGACCCGCCACCTGCCTGCTGGCGGCCGTGCCCCGGACGGCGGTGCCGGTCGTCACCGCATTGCCCTTACCGGTTACCCACATCGGCCGCCTGGAGGCCCCGCCGGCCTGA
- a CDS encoding putative Tetraprenyl-beta-curcumene synthase (Evidence 3 : Putative function from multiple computational evidences), with the protein MAGMLHWSAEYLGHVRPRVHALLAVWEARAAGIPDPLLRRLALEALAGKRFHCEGGGVLGGPSRDPSGALLAFVVPYQTLCDFLDSVTDRGPSPSSADLRLLHRSLLDALTLEPGEPVPEDYYRRHPPGRGDGGYLRQLVAACRDARLALPGERAVRPWLVALARRYIALQVAKHGPPGRRAARLQALHRALAAAGPRGAGRLYWWETAAAAGSTLGLFALLRLAAQPRPDPGLVRATYRLYWPWMGALHILLDYLVDLEEDADGGDFNFVTCYPGFPQLEIARARLGAIFGRISAQSRALPDGGFHRYLAQGLLAFYLADAKVRRQRLGRAAWELLRGAGPGAVGLWVASHWARSP; encoded by the coding sequence ATGGCCGGAATGCTGCACTGGAGCGCGGAGTACCTGGGCCACGTGCGGCCGCGGGTACACGCGCTCCTGGCCGTCTGGGAGGCCCGGGCCGCCGGCATCCCCGATCCCCTGCTGCGCCGGCTGGCGCTGGAGGCGCTGGCCGGCAAACGCTTTCATTGCGAAGGCGGCGGCGTCCTGGGCGGCCCCTCACGCGACCCCTCGGGCGCCCTGCTGGCGTTCGTGGTGCCCTACCAGACCCTGTGCGATTTCCTGGACAGCGTCACCGACCGCGGACCCTCCCCCTCCTCGGCCGACCTGCGGCTGCTCCACCGATCCCTCCTCGATGCCCTCACGCTGGAACCAGGGGAGCCGGTGCCGGAGGACTACTACCGCCGGCATCCGCCGGGGCGGGGGGACGGCGGCTACCTCCGCCAGCTGGTAGCGGCATGCCGGGACGCCCGCCTGGCGTTGCCGGGGGAGCGGGCGGTCCGCCCCTGGCTGGTCGCCCTGGCCCGCCGCTATATTGCCCTGCAGGTGGCCAAGCACGGGCCGCCGGGCCGGCGTGCGGCCCGGCTTCAGGCCCTGCACCGGGCGCTGGCGGCGGCCGGGCCGCGCGGCGCGGGCCGGCTGTACTGGTGGGAGACGGCAGCGGCCGCCGGGTCCACCCTCGGCCTGTTCGCACTGCTGCGGCTGGCCGCGCAGCCGCGGCCGGATCCCGGGCTGGTCCGCGCCACCTACCGCCTGTACTGGCCGTGGATGGGGGCGCTGCATATCCTGCTCGACTATCTGGTAGACCTGGAGGAGGACGCGGACGGCGGGGACTTCAACTTTGTCACCTGCTACCCCGGGTTTCCGCAGCTGGAGATCGCCCGGGCACGGCTGGGCGCCATTTTCGGGCGCATCTCCGCCCAGAGCCGGGCGCTGCCCGACGGCGGTTTCCACCGCTACCTGGCGCAGGGCCTGCTGGCCTTCTACCTTGCGGACGCCAAGGTCCGGCGCCAGCGTCTAGGGCGGGCCGCCTGGGAGCTCCTACGGGGGGCAGGTCCGGGAGCAGTCGGCTTGTGGGTCGCCAGTCATTGGGCCCGCTCGCCTTAG
- a CDS encoding HMA domain-containing protein, translating to MERVEFGVKGMTCDHCVMTVTRALKGVPGVKTATVSLAEEKARVTFDPAVATLEALKAAVSAAGYQPE from the coding sequence ATGGAGCGGGTGGAATTCGGGGTCAAGGGGATGACCTGCGACCATTGTGTGATGACCGTAACCCGGGCCCTCAAAGGGGTGCCGGGGGTGAAGACGGCCACCGTGAGCCTGGCCGAGGAGAAGGCGCGGGTGACCTTCGACCCCGCGGTGGCCACCCTGGAGGCACTGAAGGCGGCGGTGAGCGCCGCCGGTTACCAGCCGGAATAA
- a CDS encoding putative Heat shock protein Hsp20, HSP20 family protein (Evidence 3 : Putative function from multiple computational evidences) codes for MMEVVPMVPALRMWDELDREFARMWDEMLRPARGEVYLAPIDVVETPTAFKVQALLPGYGPEDVTVSVEDGVLSITAERKAEQEENGEARYLRREIALYGRYRRLLRLPEEVDVDGITAHFKNGLLTVELPKAPKAAAKAIPIRTDA; via the coding sequence ATGATGGAGGTGGTTCCCATGGTACCGGCACTGCGGATGTGGGACGAACTGGATCGGGAATTTGCCCGCATGTGGGACGAGATGCTGCGGCCGGCCCGCGGCGAGGTGTATCTGGCTCCCATTGACGTCGTGGAGACTCCGACCGCCTTTAAGGTCCAGGCGCTGCTGCCGGGCTACGGGCCCGAGGACGTGACGGTGAGCGTGGAGGATGGCGTGCTCAGCATCACGGCCGAGCGGAAGGCGGAGCAGGAGGAGAACGGAGAGGCCCGCTACCTGCGGCGGGAGATCGCGCTCTACGGACGTTACCGCCGGCTGCTGCGGCTGCCGGAGGAAGTGGACGTGGACGGGATTACCGCCCACTTCAAGAACGGGCTGCTGACGGTGGAGCTGCCCAAGGCGCCCAAGGCGGCGGCCAAGGCCATTCCCATCCGCACGGACGCCTGA
- a CDS encoding protein of unknown function (Evidence 5 : Unknown function) → MLGLGLALSPALAHAESPSALARLEAEHPAMQHVLYPWDSGRWVFTLQADLGLLGYPVPFNGTMDTATVAAVRRFQADQGLAVTGVVNAATWQDILAGFGLTPRYDGSRVPGTAGLARLLAEHPAMRQVLGYGDQGHWVATLQADLAQLGYPEVGPDDGIFGPRTLAALKAFQADNGLPVTGRTDVATWKRVLSQLGVLGGGRANGSSGQGSGGSGTQAGADLAAGGTIDGRPILAVHHMIATAYGPSWSDNYPYGPVDYFGQPLEPGMVAVDPSVIPLKSWVYVTGYTDPVLPAGGFLGRAMDEGDAIVGDRIDIYMDHGPQTVSDFGIEPVTVYVLGN, encoded by the coding sequence ATGCTGGGCCTGGGCCTGGCGTTGAGCCCGGCGCTGGCGCACGCGGAATCGCCCTCGGCCCTGGCCCGCCTGGAAGCGGAGCACCCCGCCATGCAGCACGTGCTCTATCCCTGGGACAGCGGCCGGTGGGTGTTCACCTTGCAGGCGGATCTGGGCCTGCTGGGTTATCCGGTTCCCTTCAACGGCACCATGGACACCGCCACGGTGGCGGCGGTCCGACGGTTCCAGGCCGATCAGGGCCTGGCCGTGACCGGCGTGGTCAACGCGGCGACCTGGCAGGACATCCTGGCCGGTTTCGGTCTTACGCCCCGTTATGACGGGTCGCGGGTTCCCGGCACAGCGGGTTTGGCCCGGCTGCTGGCCGAGCATCCCGCTATGCGGCAGGTGCTGGGCTACGGGGACCAGGGGCACTGGGTTGCCACGCTGCAGGCCGACCTGGCGCAGCTGGGCTACCCGGAAGTAGGGCCCGACGACGGTATCTTCGGGCCGCGCACCTTGGCCGCGCTCAAGGCATTCCAGGCCGACAACGGGCTACCGGTCACCGGCCGCACCGACGTCGCCACCTGGAAACGCGTCCTGAGCCAGTTGGGGGTGTTGGGCGGCGGCCGCGCGAACGGCAGCAGCGGACAGGGATCCGGCGGCTCCGGCACCCAGGCTGGCGCCGACCTGGCTGCCGGCGGCACCATCGACGGGCGGCCCATCCTGGCGGTGCACCACATGATTGCCACCGCTTACGGGCCCAGCTGGAGCGACAACTACCCTTACGGCCCGGTCGACTACTTCGGGCAGCCCCTGGAGCCGGGCATGGTGGCGGTGGACCCCTCGGTCATCCCCCTGAAGAGCTGGGTGTACGTCACCGGCTACACCGACCCGGTGCTGCCAGCGGGCGGTTTCCTGGGACGGGCCATGGATGAGGGGGACGCCATCGTCGGCGACCGCATCGATATCTACATGGACCATGGACCCCAAACCGTCTCCGACTTCGGCATCGAACCGGTGACGGTGTACGTCCTGGGCAACTGA
- a CDS encoding MFS transporter (Evidence 2a : Function from experimental evidences in other organisms; Product type t : transporter) translates to MEHEGRDAEADLTRALDEAPLDVFHLRAVLTAGMGFFTDAYDLFIIGAALVLIKGEWHPGKALLGLLGSTALAAAFLGAFVFGRIADRYGRKKVYGLEAGLMAAGALLSAFAPNILWLIAFRFVLGVGVGGDYPVSAVLMSEYANIKDRGRLVGLVFSMQALGLLAGPVVALTLVNAGLSPDLAWRLMLGLGAIPAAAVIWFRRRLPESPRFQARVLGQAQHAARELETFTGGQVRAGSRALAARRLPVADLVRQPRMLLTLAGTAGTWFLFDYAYYGNSISTPFIMKLVAPHAALPQAMAWTLIIFAVFALPGYIAAFTLVDRIGHRRLQLWGFAVMGLAFLAIAVLPGVTRHALPFLLLYGASYFFAEFGPNTTTFILASELYPASLRTTAHGISSGVAKFGAFLGVFVFPLLSAQLGLNGTLFVAFLFSVAGFALTLVLPEPSGRSIEELGGDREAEIVPARQAEGRRSEPVAVR, encoded by the coding sequence ATGGAGCACGAAGGCCGGGACGCGGAGGCGGATCTGACCCGGGCCTTGGACGAGGCGCCTCTGGACGTCTTCCACCTGCGGGCGGTCCTCACCGCCGGCATGGGGTTTTTTACGGACGCCTACGACCTCTTTATCATCGGTGCGGCGCTGGTCCTGATTAAGGGCGAATGGCATCCGGGTAAGGCCCTGCTGGGTCTGTTGGGCAGTACCGCCCTGGCGGCGGCCTTTTTAGGGGCGTTCGTCTTCGGCCGCATCGCCGACCGCTACGGGCGCAAGAAAGTCTACGGCCTGGAGGCAGGCCTGATGGCGGCGGGGGCGTTGCTCTCCGCCTTCGCTCCCAACATCCTCTGGCTTATCGCCTTCCGGTTCGTGTTGGGGGTGGGTGTCGGCGGCGACTATCCGGTCAGCGCGGTGCTGATGAGTGAATACGCCAACATCAAGGACCGCGGGCGCCTGGTGGGTCTGGTCTTCTCCATGCAGGCGCTGGGCCTGCTGGCCGGACCGGTGGTGGCCCTGACCCTGGTCAACGCCGGCCTGTCCCCCGACCTGGCCTGGCGCCTGATGTTGGGGCTGGGTGCCATCCCGGCGGCAGCCGTAATCTGGTTCCGGCGCCGGCTGCCGGAGTCGCCCCGTTTTCAGGCCCGGGTCCTGGGGCAGGCCCAGCACGCCGCCCGGGAACTGGAGACCTTCACCGGCGGCCAGGTGCGGGCCGGCAGCCGGGCCCTGGCCGCCCGCCGCCTGCCGGTGGCTGACTTGGTACGGCAGCCCCGGATGCTCCTCACCCTGGCCGGTACCGCCGGCACCTGGTTCCTGTTCGATTACGCCTACTACGGCAATTCCATTTCGACGCCTTTCATCATGAAGCTGGTGGCGCCCCACGCCGCGTTGCCGCAGGCCATGGCCTGGACCCTCATCATCTTCGCCGTCTTCGCCCTGCCGGGGTATATCGCCGCCTTTACCCTGGTCGACCGCATCGGCCACCGGCGCCTGCAGCTCTGGGGGTTCGCTGTGATGGGCCTGGCCTTCCTGGCGATTGCCGTCCTGCCGGGTGTAACCCGGCATGCCCTGCCCTTCCTGCTGCTGTACGGGGCCTCCTACTTCTTCGCCGAGTTCGGGCCTAACACCACCACCTTCATCCTGGCCTCCGAGCTCTACCCGGCCAGCCTCCGCACTACCGCCCACGGCATCTCTTCCGGGGTGGCTAAGTTCGGCGCATTTCTCGGCGTCTTCGTCTTCCCGCTCCTCAGTGCGCAGCTCGGCCTCAACGGTACCCTGTTTGTGGCCTTCCTGTTCTCCGTCGCCGGCTTCGCCCTCACCCTGGTGCTACCCGAGCCCAGCGGGCGCAGCATCGAGGAACTAGGGGGCGACCGGGAGGCGGAGATAGTGCCCGCCCGCCAGGCCGAAGGCCGGCGCAGCGAGCCGGTCGCGGTGCGCTGA
- a CDS encoding membrane protein of unknown function (Evidence 5 : Unknown function) produces MHWGPWLAVAVSLAVALPLRRWARPHLAHWRLLRAWPTWLRTGVLLAAVLGLGEPMVHGSLTGGLAYGAVLGLVPIPPRTRRVAPARRKG; encoded by the coding sequence ATGCACTGGGGGCCGTGGCTGGCGGTGGCCGTCAGCCTGGCGGTGGCCCTGCCGCTGCGGCGCTGGGCCCGGCCGCACCTGGCACATTGGCGGCTGCTGCGGGCCTGGCCCACGTGGTTGCGGACGGGCGTGCTGCTGGCTGCGGTCCTGGGTCTGGGGGAACCGATGGTGCACGGCAGCCTGACCGGTGGCCTCGCGTACGGGGCGGTGCTGGGTCTGGTGCCGATCCCGCCCCGGACCCGGCGGGTAGCACCGGCACGACGGAAGGGGTGA
- a CDS encoding conserved membrane protein of unknown function (Evidence 4 : Unknown function but conserved in other organisms), protein MARISGPVVARDVAVKYLGLAGALLVSLGWLAGLGFWIPVYAAVWLTIVTYLLGDLLLYRWVGGVWAAIVEFVLAALTVWLFLLANRHPQPAWVIWDSALLTAIVDYFYHRLLRREGYRARV, encoded by the coding sequence ATGGCGCGCATCAGCGGCCCGGTGGTGGCCCGGGATGTCGCCGTCAAGTACCTGGGGCTGGCGGGGGCCCTGCTGGTGAGTCTGGGCTGGCTGGCCGGATTGGGCTTCTGGATTCCGGTCTATGCAGCGGTCTGGCTGACCATCGTCACCTATCTGCTGGGGGACCTGCTGCTGTACCGGTGGGTCGGCGGCGTCTGGGCGGCGATTGTGGAATTCGTGCTGGCGGCCCTCACGGTCTGGCTGTTCCTCTTGGCCAACCGGCATCCGCAGCCGGCGTGGGTGATCTGGGACAGCGCGCTGTTGACGGCCATCGTGGACTATTTCTATCACCGCCTGCTGCGGCGGGAAGGCTACCGGGCGCGGGTCTGA
- a CDS encoding Polysaccharide biosynthesis protein WlaX has product MYEVVFDIETVPDVDLGRRMLGLGPEADAETVARRLAEAAAPHGRGFLKPVFHRVVAVAAAVLDDSGQLRRLAALGVPGDPEAVLVAEFFRVVREARPRLIGWNSGGFDLPVLVYRALRHRVAAPEFYAAAYRRRFDESMHLDLMDSLSGFGASPRVALDEMAALLGVPGKLDMDGRDVWSHWLDGDVAGIRAYCELDVLTTTLIYARYAFHRGWYDAERAARCEASVRAFLAGREEPHWVRFRQRWEALEAPEDAASGREPA; this is encoded by the coding sequence ATGTACGAGGTGGTGTTCGATATCGAAACCGTGCCCGACGTCGACCTGGGCCGCCGGATGCTAGGATTGGGACCCGAGGCGGATGCGGAGACCGTGGCCCGCCGTCTGGCGGAGGCGGCCGCCCCCCACGGGCGGGGGTTTCTGAAGCCGGTATTCCATCGGGTAGTGGCGGTGGCGGCGGCCGTGCTGGATGACAGCGGGCAGCTGCGCCGCCTGGCCGCCCTGGGGGTGCCGGGGGACCCGGAGGCGGTCCTGGTGGCGGAATTCTTCCGGGTGGTGCGCGAGGCCCGTCCCCGCCTGATTGGCTGGAACAGCGGCGGCTTCGACCTGCCGGTGCTGGTGTACCGGGCCCTGCGGCACCGCGTGGCCGCCCCCGAATTCTATGCCGCCGCCTACCGCCGCCGGTTCGACGAGAGCATGCACCTGGACCTCATGGACAGCCTGAGCGGGTTCGGCGCCAGCCCGCGGGTGGCCCTGGATGAAATGGCCGCCCTGCTGGGGGTGCCCGGTAAGCTGGACATGGACGGCCGCGATGTGTGGAGCCATTGGCTGGACGGGGATGTGGCCGGCATCCGCGCCTACTGCGAGCTGGACGTGCTCACCACCACCCTGATCTACGCCCGATACGCGTTCCACCGGGGCTGGTACGACGCGGAGCGGGCAGCACGTTGTGAGGCCAGTGTGCGTGCCTTTCTGGCCGGGCGGGAGGAGCCGCATTGGGTACGCTTCCGCCAGCGATGGGAGGCGCTGGAGGCGCCGGAGGACGCGGCGTCAGGCCGGGAACCGGCCTAA